ATGGTCAATGTATAATGGGGAACAGCCATATGATAGAAATGGCAAGACGCCCAACCACAGAATTTTTAAGACCCCAAGAATGTTCAGTTAATTCAGTTTTCTACAATTTCTTTAGTTAAATCTTCAAGGAATACTAGCAAGccaaattataaaataaaagcacTTCATAAACTTCAGACTGCATGACAAGACCGTGGGAATTGACAAGACAGACCAGGCTTCATAAGTACCTTGGGGGGGAGCGGCTATAACTACGACTACGACTTCTCCTCCTGCGATGGCCTAATCTGCTTGTTTCAGCAAGTTTTTCTAGCCTTTGTCTTTCCTGTTCCCGTTTTCTTGCCATCTCAGCTGCTGAATCCTTTTTAACTGTCAAAATAGAAAGCAACATCAACTGCGGAACACGTACAAAATAAGCTCCTGGCTAATTTAATCGCTTCAGAACAACCATCAACTTAGCATGTTCCACAAAAAACAAGCGTAAGCAGCATAACTTACTTTGTTTGTTCAGCTGCTTGCTCATGATTCTTTTAAGACGTTCCTGAGGTGTCTCCTTTTTCTCATTTGACTGTGCCTTCAAAGCTACCCCAGCAGTAGCAGGCTTGCTTAATTTTGCCAATGCAGATGATGTGCTGTTGACAGCTTTTTCAGGTGAGATGGaagaaaatatatgtaaatCTGATGCCAGGAAATGCATACAAAACAGAACTGCTAATGGCAGTGTACCTAACAGGAGGCTTGgacattttcatattcttttccaCATCTGTAGAAACAGATGATGCGGGATCAATATGCAGTGCCTCCAGTATACGACCAGAAGAAGGCCTGTAAAAGTATAAGAATATCAAAAGTTGGCCCACTGCAGTAGCAAAGTACCTTTTAAGGTGCACACTTTGGAATCAGTCATCAAAACATGTACTtaatgacaaagaaaaagaaactcatATATGTGCTTTCGCAGGAAGAACACCATATTCTTCCAATTAAAGGTTCTCTTGCCAGCTCCCATTTCAAGGTGTTCCCCTTGATATCAATTTAACACCTACATGTGGTCTAACCCAAAACCCAAAGTGTCTTCCTTAGATAACCACTTGAAGCATCAGAATAAGCTGCAGGAGAGAAAACATTGCCCAAGTTATCGATGCAGGACTTAAAGGTCGAGTGCTCCGACCGGTTAAGTGTATCAACTTGAGGAGGAGATTGTGGTGGGGAGATTCCTTCCAGCCTCTGATCATCCACATCTGCTGTACCCCCAAACTCTGTAATGTACTCTATTTTTGGAGCCTTGGATTTGCTCCGATGCCCACCATCATTATGAGAACTGCGTTCATGGCGCCTGGAATATGAAGGTGAATGTGATTGTGACCTGGATCTTGATCTGTTGCAAATAAACCAATTAACTATCAATGGCAGCACATAAGACAAAGGCATGAATCCAGTGAAGTAATCAGAAAATacagtaaaaaaatgaagattgtaATGTGCTACATACTTCCTGGATCGAGAATATGCTTCATAAGTAGGACTTCGCCGAGACTCCCTGACAAACTCATAACACAAAAACAATAAGATATTATCGGAGACTTAGAAAGTGACAGGGGATAGAAAAGGCAAGCTACCATCTGTCTACCTGTAGGGGTCATTATGAAACAATCGACTTCCTGAGATACGTGCAGcttctctgtctctttctctttcaatctGAGAAGCCTTTCTCCTCTCCTTTCGACTAAGCTTTCTCTGTTATTTTTCCCCGTTTGAGTTGCAGGACATAAGGGAGTGAAACAACAACAGAAATATTAGTGACCAACTAACCCTACCATTGCGGGGTCCCCTTTCACAGCTTCTTTTTGTcgtttctcttcttccttaGCCCTTTTATCCATACGCACAAGCCAATTAAATCTTTTTATTCCAAATTCTCTAGCAATCGCCTCCATCCCTTCATCATTGCTATCGTCActgctgttttctttttcatcatcatcttcctcatcatctTCGTCGTCTTCATCGCTTTCCAGAATCTGAGACTCGTCCTTTCCATCACTTTCATAAGAGAATCCCACCTGTGAATATGAGCCTTTGTTCACCTGTGGCTGCTGAGGAGGATGGGACCTGTTCAATATACGGCAAATTAGACATCAAATAGTTGATAACACTCCTACAAGCTCAAGCATTATCTGCTACTCAACGTTGAACAACTACTACATAGAACATGACAACACGAT
Above is a window of Nymphaea colorata isolate Beijing-Zhang1983 chromosome 8, ASM883128v2, whole genome shotgun sequence DNA encoding:
- the LOC116258916 gene encoding uncharacterized protein LOC116258916 isoform X2, giving the protein MWHEARRSEKKVHDLMDAARKRAQRRAVFLAKRRVDPQQLIQAAGSRCRVYRDDGLYQATQDQQGLIPWNGKQNILIDRFDGRALLDFIRDADSRRIRAQEKSEEEEELEEFVNFERYRDLIKHRRKGFTDEEGLQHVNQDMEARATAIYMSHRSHPPQQPQVNKGSYSQVGFSYESDGKDESQILESDEDDEDDEEDDDEKENSSDDSNDEGMEAIAREFGIKRFNWLVRMDKRAKEEEKRQKEAVKGDPAMRKLSRKERRKASQIERERDREAARISGSRLFHNDPYRESRRSPTYEAYSRSRKSRSRSQSHSPSYSRRHERSSHNDGGHRSKSKAPKIEYITEFGGTADVDDQRLEGISPPQSPPQVDTLNRPSSGRILEALHIDPASSVSTDVEKNMKMSKPPVSTSSALAKLSKPATAGVALKAQSNEKKETPQERLKRIMSKQLNKQIKKDSAAEMARKREQERQRLEKLAETSRLGHRRRRSRSRSYSRSPPRYRHSRSRSRSRSRSSSGSRSRSPRRRYSRSRSPRSRSRSRY
- the LOC116258916 gene encoding uncharacterized protein LOC116258916 isoform X1, whose product is MWHEARRSEKKVHDLMDAARKRAQRRAVFLAKRRVDPQQLIQAAGSRCRVYRDDGLYQATQDQQGLIPWNGKQNILIDRFDGRALLDFIRDADSRRIRAQEKSEEEEELEEFVNFERYRDLIKHRRKGFTDEEGLQHVNQDMEARATAIYMSHRSHPPQQPQVNKGSYSQVGFSYESDGKDESQILESDEDDEDDEEDDDEKENSSDDSNDEGMEAIAREFGIKRFNWLVRMDKRAKEEEKRQKEAVKGDPAMRKLSRKERRKASQIERERDREAARISGSRLFHNDPYRESRRSPTYEAYSRSRKSRSRSQSHSPSYSRRHERSSHNDGGHRSKSKAPKIEYITEFGGTADVDDQRLEGISPPQSPPQVDTLNRPSSGRILEALHIDPASSVSTDVEKNMKMSKPPVSTSSALAKLSKPATAGVALKAQSNEKKETPQERLKRIMSKQLNKQIKKDSAAEMARKREQERQRLEKLAETSRLGHRRRRSRSRSYSRSPPSNRYRHSRSRSRSRSRSSSGSRSRSPRRRYSRSRSPRSRSRSRY